A region of the Elusimicrobiota bacterium genome:
GCAGGCTCATGATGATGGAGGCGTTGATGTAGGGCATGACGCCCATGGAGAAGATGGAGAAGCGCCCCAGCGCGCCTCCGGAGAAGATGTTGAGGAAGCCCAGCAGGCTGTTCTTCTGGGCCTCGAAGATCGCCCGGATGGCGTCGGCGTTGATGCCCGGGATGGGGATGCCGGCGCCCAAACGATAGACCGCGACGGCACCCAAGGTGAAGAGCACCCGCTTGCGCAGGTCCGGGACGTCGAAGATGTCGGTGAAGCGTTGGATCATGGCTTGATGACCACGACCTCTCCGCCCGCTTTCTGGATCTTCTCCCGGGCGCTGCCTGAGAAGGCGTGAGCGCTGATCTTGAAGGCGGAGTCCAGGCTCCCGTCTCCCAGGACCTTCACCGGCAGCCGGCCCTTGACCAAGCCGTGGATGCGCAGGGCCTCGAGGCCGACCTCCTTCTGGTTCTTGAAGACCCGCTGAATGCTCGCCAAAGACACGACCTGGTAGAGCCGCCGGAACGGGCCGTTGGTGAAGCCCCGCTTGGGGATGCGGCGCAAGAGCGGGGTCTGCCCGCCCTCGAAGCCGGACATCTTGCCGTCTCCGGAGCGGCTGCGCTGGCCCTTCATGCCGCGCGTCGCCGTCTGCCCGGTGGTCGAGCCTTCGCCCATGCCCAGACGCACGCCCCGGCGGCGCGAACCCGGAGTGGGACGCAGATTGGTGAGATTGACGATGATCTTCTCGCTCATTTCCATGCCTCTATTTGCCGCGGAGCTTGGCCGTGGCTTCGCTGGTGCGCAGCTGGCGCAGGCACTCCAGCGTCGCGCCGACCACGTTGAACGCGTTGTTCGAGCCCAGGCTCTTGGTGAGGACGTTGCGGATGCCGCCGGCCTCCAGCACGGCCCGCACCCCGCCGCCCGCGATGACGCCGGTGCCCGGAGCCGCGGGCTTCATCCAGACCTTGCCGGCGCCGAATTTGGCGACGATCTCGTGCGGGATGGTGTCGCCCACCAGGGGGAACTTCAAGATGTTCTTGCGCGCTTGATGGTT
Encoded here:
- the rplO gene encoding 50S ribosomal protein L15; this encodes MSEKIIVNLTNLRPTPGSRRRGVRLGMGEGSTTGQTATRGMKGQRSRSGDGKMSGFEGGQTPLLRRIPKRGFTNGPFRRLYQVVSLASIQRVFKNQKEVGLEALRIHGLVKGRLPVKVLGDGSLDSAFKISAHAFSGSAREKIQKAGGEVVVIKP
- the rpsE gene encoding 30S ribosomal protein S5, whose product is MRQRRDPNARAEDGFRETVVAINRVSKTVKGGKRFSFAALVVIGDGAGTVGFGLGKAREVQGSILKANHQARKNILKFPLVGDTIPHEIVAKFGAGKVWMKPAAPGTGVIAGGGVRAVLEAGGIRNVLTKSLGSNNAFNVVGATLECLRQLRTSEATAKLRGK